The Antennarius striatus isolate MH-2024 chromosome 8, ASM4005453v1, whole genome shotgun sequence nucleotide sequence GAATGGCTGAAATGGACATCAGCGACGAGGAAGACTTTATTCCCCCTGAGCCAACTGTATTTGAAGAAGATGAGGCAGAGCAGGAGCTTCAGAAACAGCTGGAGAAGCAGAGGAAGCTGAAGCAAAAGCAGCTCCTCAAAGACTCTGGTGAGAAGGTGGTAGAACAGATTAAAGTGCTTGGCAAAGGTGGCAGTGACAATGATCCTGACAAGAGGAACAACATTGTTTTCAATGCCACATCAGAGTTTTGCAGAACTCTGGGGGATATTCCAACTTATGGACTGTCAGGCAACAGAGAGGACCAAGAAGACATTATGGACTTTcaacaagaagaagagaaagatgagGCTGGAGATTCAGACTCAGAACTGGATGAAAACGTTGGATGGAGCACAGTTAATCTGGATGAAGAGCAGAAACCACAAGATTTTGCCACAGCCTCTGCTACCATTTTAGATGAAGAGCCCATCGTCAACTCGGGCCTTGCAGCTGCTTTGTTGTTGTGTAAAAACAAAGGACTGTTGGACACTCAAATGCAGAAGGTCGCCCGTGTCAGAGCACCAAAAGGTGCCTTGCCCAATGACAACTACTGCATTGAGGATAAGATGGGCTTTGATGACAAGTATAGTCGGCGAGAAGAGTACAGGGGCTTCACTCAAGACTTCAAAGAAAAGGATAGCTATAAGCCTGAGGTCAAGATTGAGTATGTGGATGAATCTGGACGGAAACTCACCCCAAAAGAAGCTTTCAGACAGCTTTCGCATCGATTCCACGGCAAAGGATCTGGAAAGATGAAGACTGAAAGAAGGATGAAAAAGCTTGAGGAAGAGGCCCTGCTGAAGAAGATGAGCAGCAGCGACACCCCTCTTGGTACAGTGGCTTTGCTTCAGGAGAAGCAGAAATCCCAGAAGACACCATATATTGTGCTTAGTGGAAGTGGGAAAAGTATGAATGCAAACACCATCACCAAATGATTTGGGAAGAATTAATTGTGTTATATAAGCAGTATACACCAACCATCACAGATAAACATGTACACATGGTATTTTAAGTAAAGCGATTTCTCCATTTTCATGTTAAGAATGTTTACTTCATACAAGTTTAATGGCTGTAGTAAAAAATTGTTCAATAAAGTGAGTACCAATGAGAGAACTGggtatttttctgtctgtgaaatTTTTCAGAATGAAGAGTGATTCAGAATGAAATTGTTAGGATTAGATCCTCGATGATGCACCTTGGGTTGTGTCCATTTTGAAACATAAACATTGAACATTGTGATGTTTGTTGTAACAGACTAACAATGAACATGCAGTGTTTCAGTTCAGTTAAATGTTTGACAGATCTAAAATGACAAAtagcaaacattttaatttatggaAGCACCCAGACTAATATTACAATTCTATagatttgttctgtttgtcttaACACACTGACTGCTGTGAGacaattgactttttttttcagaaatgttaGCTTTTATATTTTGGTCAACTTACAGAAAATCAGGTAAAACTAGAGTGCATACTATCACTATAGCCAAGCAAAATGAaatagttatagtatagttataaCGCTTGATGTGCAACTtcttaaatattcatgaaaactGGTTCAGTATTTTGGGGTGTGTTTGGAAAATTGAGTGCAGAAAACATCCTGGATACCTCTCTTTTTAACCAGGCAAACTCCAGAATTCAACTGGCTCTTTCATTCCCTATTGTACTGTGTATGCTGGGAATCCATCACATCTGTGTTTTTGAGAACCAGAGGGAACAAAAGAGGTGAAGATGTCgctgtaataaaaatgtaattttgcattatgttcatttattttgaaacgTTCAGTTTTGTGCTATCTGTTGGTAACGTTGAGTTTTATTATACATTAAGTGGCAACATAGAGGTCATGACAGTGGGAGAGTGTTGTTGCATGTTAtaagaaaaatttaaaaaacaacaacattgccTTGAATACAGCATTGATGTCCCATTATTGAGCTGATTACACACTCGTTCGgtttataaaaaatacattaagacCTAGAATTTAAATGATCCTCATCAGTCACATTGCAACCCGTTATTAGTTCAGGTTTTTTCAGTGACTGCCATTAGTTTGGCTGTCCCGGAACCAATGTTAAGTGCTGTGGTAGGGACCGGACGATTCTCGTTGCACAACCTGTAGAAAGTGCAGCTAGTCGGTCCTGATATGAAAGTAGTTAGCAAAGCTAACACAGGCTAGCTATGGCTTATCCAGAACGAAGTGCATTCCATTAGCAGCTAAGGTCTTTCGCGGCAAAGTTAAACGGTAAATATGACATCttaatattttgtaaaacatcAGAGACAGAAGGTGTGAGTTacgttgtttaaaaaaaatagctagCATCTACCACGACGTGGCAGTTTGACAGTTTTCTGTTTAGCTAGCAGCAGGCTTAGTGACGGACACTTTTTTTAAAGCGGTTTTGCTTTTTATGTTGGTTCTTTGCTCTTGAAAACACATCTCAAAACCTAAGCCTCATTATCATCACACTTTCAAGTCATCTTGTGAGATTACCTGTCTGTTGAAATGTCATATGTTTAAGTGTGTTAGGAGTTTTCCTTGTGTCCCCGTTAGCTAAACAGATTAGTACTGTACTTTCAAAGACATGTCACCACTGCACTATGTCTTATGTTTTGATCGAATATGTAACCTGTCATcacggtatatatatatatatatatatatatatatatatatatatatatatatatatatataaaatatagaaatacacattaaaaagaCTGCTGTCCCTAATCGATGGCTCCATATTGTTAATAGACATATACTGTGTTATGTAGAGAATAATATCATGGTcagatgtggaaaaaaacatttatagtgTACACAGAACGCCCGTCAGCCAGTTTAACCAATGCCACCCAATATCAAAACGCTACTATAAGTATTTTTTTAGGTTTAAATGAATTACATGCTGTTTTAAGTATCTTATGTTCATGTATTtcaagcagggctttgaacgaAAACGCTCAAGaaacgaaaaccagaaacttttcgTATGTTGCCAGTAACAAAAACGAAACCGAacactttatatttttaaattttccggaacagaatcagttattcaaaataatagtaaccggttaataccccttttctttttttccttgaaaaaaatgtctgacCTCATGTCACTCAATGCGTGAAGAGAGTagagagaagttgaggcatatcaccagcagtcaaggaaaagacTGTCTTCCAATCTCGTTATACTGTATTCATagcactgcagtctgtcaattttaaaaaatatttgatttagacattaattAAGTGCAGCCATTTTCGGAGCAGAGTTCCACGGACAATGTtctgaaactttgaagctttgaaagTTTGAAACTTTGTTTTCACCTATTTTATAAAtgcaaattttctttttcacaaactTCCACCAGTAAATCATAGGCTGTTGTGATGTCAGAGTCCAAACCCCCTACTCCAACCCCTGGAGACACGTACAAGGGTTGGCTTTTCAAATGGACAAACTACATTAAAGGTTATCAGAGGCGCTGGTTTGTTCTGAGCAATGGCCTGCTGTCCTACTATAGGTAAGATCTATGCACACCACTGATTTTGTAATATGTGAAGAGCTTACATGACGAAGAACAACATTCATGTCATTGCATATTGCAAACTTTGATCACGTGTGTCACCAAACCCACCATTATGAAGTGGGTTTGGTGATTTACTGAAGAGTAGATCAAGATGGTTTTAGGCAGCAGATGAGTACATTGTTAGCTTGTATTTACAGGTAATTAAAATGCTGTAATTGGTGTACTAAAATAGTACAACTGAAGGCAAATAGGTAAATAGTTGCCTTCAGTCacattttttatgaataaaccgTTGCCTTACAATAATATTATTTCTTACATCATGGAAGACTGATGTAGAAAATACGTATTTGACTTAACCTGTCTCCAGAACCCAGGCAGAAATGGGTCACACATGCAGAGGCACCATCAATCTGGCCACAGCCAATATTGCTGTGGAGGACTCCTGTAATTTCATAATTTCAAACGGAGGGGCACAGACCTATCACCTTAAGGCCAACTCGGAGGTAGAGCGCCAGCGATGGATCACTGCCTTGGAACTTGCCAAGGCAAAGGCTGTCCACATGCAGGCAGAATCTGGTGAGTATGAAAAACTATGTTGGAGAAAGCAggatatgaaatatttttaataatatttgtaaACAGCTGAGAAAGGAGGATATATGCCAGGTACAAATTAGTGTGTTTCTCTATGTGTAAATTACTCTCTCATAAATTTGGTTTTTAGTCATCCTGTCTTCTTGTTCTCTCCCCCAGATGATTCGGGTGATGATTCTTCTGCATTGCCACCCGCTTCAGGACAGAGTGGAGGTTGCTGTAACTCAGAAGTCCAGTCCACATTACGCACACTAAACAGCAAGGTGGAGGATCTCACCACCTGCAATGATCTGATTGTCAAACATGGCTCTGCCCTCCAGAGGTATGGGTTATCAGACTGAGCTCTTCCCAtgctttagaaaaacaaaaaaggaaaggtggatttgttcattcattcattccttatTCCATGCACACAGGTCTTTGTCAGAGCTGGAGGGGATTCGAGCTGGGGTGGACATGGGGGAGAAGATCCGACAAGTTACAGAGAGGGCCACACTGTTTAGAATAACATCTAATGCTATGATCAATGTAAGTCACTGAAGTCATTAGCTGCTAAGTAATGCACAGTATTGTTATTTAATGTGGCTGATGTATTGCACTTAATTTTAAATGCTCCCAAAGGCGTGTAGAGACTTCCTGTCCTTGGCCCAGATCCATAGTAAGCGTTGGCAAAAGGCCTTACAGGTTGAAAGAGACCAGAGGATACGCCTAGAAGAGACTCTGGAGCAGCTGGCCAAACAGCACAACCACTTGGAAAGAGCTTTCAGAGGAGCAACAGTCCTCCCGCCTTCATATAGCAATCCTGCCTTAAGTAACAAAAGTATGGTTTGCATCCTCAgataaaattctgtttttggaGCCTTGATGTCACTGACAACATGCCCGCTATGTAATATACAACTGCGAATGAGAAATGTCAAACCTTCTTTCCGCTGTAGGTATTGTTTCAGGAAAAACTGATGccagtgatgaggatgatgacatTGAGTTCTACGATGCAATGGAAGACCCAGCAGAGTTTATTACTGTCCCAGCTGATCCCAAGTATCACAGGTTTGTTTATATTTGTTACATCTTAACTTTGTTTGTTGTCTgacttttcattcatctttattttctttaagtACTTTGTTGTAAATTTTATGCTTCTTTTGTGTCACCCCTCAAGGAGATCTGGCAGCAACCTGAGCGGGATCAGCAGTGAGACTGGAATGGAAGACCAGTCGGTAAATGTGTGTTAAGTTGTGTGTTTGGATTTATATGCACTTTTCTCCTGTGTTTGTAACAGTCACGTGACCATTAAGGTTCATTTCTTGTCTTCCTCCAGTTCGATGAACTGTCTTTAGCATCTAATCCAGAGTCTCCACAGACACTTGAGATTGAACCAATCAGACAAAGACGGACTCGTATCCCAGACAAGCCCAACTACTGCCTCAATCTGTGGAGCATAATGAAGAACTGCATTGGAAAAGAGCTCTCAAAGATACCAATGCCTGTAAGAAAACTTTACTGTTGTTGACATCTAAACCAGCTTCTTGTGAGCTTATCAGATTTTTAATATCTGTGGTACTTAATTTAGGTGAATGTTAATGAGCCCCTCTCAATGCTGCAACGTCTCTCTGAAGACCTGGAATACTACGAGCTGCTAGATAAAGCTGCTAAGTGCCAGAGCTCCCTAGAGCAGATGTGTTACGTGGCCGCTTTCACAGTCTCTTCCTACTCCACCACGGTTCACCGCACAGGGAAACCTTTCAATCCGCTGCTCGGAGAAACCTTTGAGCTGGATCGGCTGAAGGAGTGCGGCTACCGCTCCCTCTGTGAGCAGGTCTGTGGAATACACATTAGAAATAATGTTCAAGTTATTACCAGATATCTATTTACTTACATTCATGCTTTAGAATGACATTGATGCTTTAGCAGATTtcaacacaataaacacacttGCAATATATTTGTGCAGGAATACTTTTTTTACTGGATAGTCTTAATCCATCGTTTTACTACATTCTAAACATATTTCTCTTGCTTCACTTCCCTCACCTCCTCTTAGGTGAGTCACCACCCACCTTCTGCAGCTCATCATGCTTGGTCTGAAAAGGGCTGGTCTCTCAGACAAGAAATAACCCTGTCCAGCAAATTCAGGGGAAAATATCTCTCAATCATACCTTTGGGTGAGTGAGTCAAGACCAAATAGTAAGCCATGGGAGTATGAGAGTAGATGGATGTACATgtaaatatttacatgtaaaattGTCCTGTTACTTTTAGCAGTATAAATGTAGTTAGTTGAATGCTCTAACATAAATCCATCCCTATCCCCAGGTTCTATCCAGTGCATATTTGATAAAAGCAACAATCACTACTCTTGGAAAAAAGTGACAACAACAATACATAACATCATTGTTGGAAAATTATGGATTGATCAGGTAAATCCGAAGAGTCACACCACTTAATAATGGGTAATGTATCCTGGTATTTGTCCCACTGTGAATTGATCACAGCAAGTGTACAATACAAATTAGTTTACAAAGCAAGAATGTCCAAAGAGTGTTGGAATTCAAGTTTGACTCATGTGTCACAGTAACTAGAGTTTGCAACAATGTTAGACTTATTCACTCCACTCTTATCGTTACTCTTACCTAACCAGGTAGTTTCTCTGCAGCTTAACCAGCGGAACTTTTTAGCCATGTGATCAAAAAGCTTTTTCATTGGAAggtttcatttgtttcacaCAGATGCTAAAGGATACCTGGGGAATCTGGATTAGATGCAGGGGGGATAAAATTGTGTGGAGGTATCCTGTAAAATGATATGGATTgtctttgaaattaattttctgttttgttctctttttcccCGTCCAGTCAGGGGAGATAGATTTGGTGAACCACAAAACAGGAGATCGTTGCCACCTCAAATTTGCTCCCTACAGTTACTTTTCCAGGGATGTACCAAGAAAGGTGGGCTTTTCccatgctttttaaaaatatttgtctttctttcatgaCCTGCTTATAGTccactttattttttctaatgCAATCTTATTCTGAGCTTAATCTATATTAATGATTCCCACAATGTTGAGGTTTCAGAAGGCTTACTTCATTTTAACGTTTTAGCACAGAGATCAGTATAAGTGCAACTAGACCTTAGTTTTGACCTCAGTGAACTTATACctaaatagacacacacaaccaaacatTATAAACATTGTGGAAGTTAAGTTTATTGCAGGGATGTTGTAATCAGGTTTATTTTAACACCTTACATGTACTTACAAAGGTGTAGCTCATAGGGAGGCTACTGCGTATTAGTCGAATGTGAAACTGCACTGTCAGGTGGAGGTTCTTTGATTACACTTTTAAATAAAAGGTGTGTCGGTCTCTCAGGTTACAGGTGTTGTAACAGATAAGGATGGGAAGGCCCATTACGTGCTGTCAGGAACCTGGAGTGAGAAGATGGAGTTTTCCAGGGTAATGCAGAGCAGTAAAGGTGAAAACAGCACTGAAGGTAAACAGAGGACCGTCTATCAGACCCTCAAAGCCAAAGAAATCTGGATGAAGAACCCTTTACCGtgagtttgttttaaatgagactCCAGATGCAGGACAGTATCTACAACGTTCTTAACTTTGTCTCTTTTCTGGTGACTGCGTTCACAGAGAGGGAGCAGAGAATATGTACTTCTTTTCCTCACTGGCCTTGACCCTCAATGAACCCGAGGAGGGAGTGGCACCCACTGACAGTCGACATCGCCCAGACCAGCGATTAATGGAGGACGGTCATTGGGATGAGGCCAACGTAGAGAAACAGAGGCTAGAGGAGAA carries:
- the LOC137599673 gene encoding oxysterol-binding protein 1-like isoform X12, translating into MSESKPPTPTPGDTYKGWLFKWTNYIKGYQRRWFVLSNGLLSYYRTQAEMGHTCRGTINLATANIAVEDSCNFIISNGGAQTYHLKANSEVERQRWITALELAKAKAVHMQAESDDSGDDSSALPPASGQSGGCCNSEVQSTLRTLNSKVEDLTTCNDLIVKHGSALQRSLSELEGIRAGVDMGEKIRQVTERATLFRITSNAMINACRDFLSLAQIHSKRWQKALQVERDQRIRLEETLEQLAKQHNHLERAFRGATVLPPSYSNPALSNKSIVSGKTDASDEDDDIEFYDAMEDPAEFITVPADPKYHRRSGSNLSGISSETGMEDQSVNFDELSLASNPESPQTLEIEPIRQRRTRIPDKPNYCLNLWSIMKNCIGKELSKIPMPVNVNEPLSMLQRLSEDLEYYELLDKAAKCQSSLEQMCYVAAFTVSSYSTTVHRTGKPFNPLLGETFELDRLKECGYRSLCEQVSHHPPSAAHHAWSEKGWSLRQEITLSSKFRGKYLSIIPLGSIQCIFDKSNNHYSWKKVTTTIHNIIVGKLWIDQSGEIDLVNHKTGDRCHLKFAPYSYFSRDVPRKVTGVVTDKDGKAHYVLSGTWSEKMEFSRVMQSSKGENSTEGKQRTVYQTLKAKEIWMKNPLPEGAENMYFFSSLALTLNEPEEGVAPTDSRHRPDQRLMEDGHWDEANVEKQRLEEKQRTTRRERERERESVKASGSPEEAVTEDAINDSPLKTIAGKAGDASDETDTEDSSSHTPFASPHGSLLLPYLNPHYSNISMTRCLS
- the LOC137599673 gene encoding oxysterol-binding protein 1-like isoform X9 — encoded protein: MSESKPPTPTPGDTYKGWLFKWTNYIKGYQRRWFVLSNGLLSYYRTQAEMGHTCRGTINLATANIAVEDSCNFIISNGGAQTYHLKANSEVERQRWITALELAKAKAVHMQAESDDSGDDSSALPPASGQSGGCCNSEVQSTLRTLNSKVEDLTTCNDLIVKHGSALQRSLSELEGIRAGVDMGEKIRQVTERATLFRITSNAMINACRDFLSLAQIHSKRWQKALQVERDQRIRLEETLEQLAKQHNHLERAFRGATVLPPSYSNPALSNKSIVSGKTDASDEDDDIEFYDAMEDPAEFITVPADPKYHRRSGSNLSGISSETGMEDQSVNFDELSLASNPESPQTLEIEPIRQRRTRIPDKPNYCLNLWSIMKNCIGKELSKIPMPVNVNEPLSMLQRLSEDLEYYELLDKAAKCQSSLEQMCYVAAFTVSSYSTTVHRTGKPFNPLLGETFELDRLKECGYRSLCEQVSHHPPSAAHHAWSEKGWSLRQEITLSSKFRGKYLSIIPLGSIQCIFDKSNNHYSWKKVTTTIHNIIVGKLWIDQSGEIDLVNHKTGDRCHLKFAPYSYFSRDVPRKVTGVVTDKDGKAHYVLSGTWSEKMEFSRVMQSSKGENSTEGKQRTVYQTLKAKEIWMKNPLPEGAENMYFFSSLALTLNEPEEGVAPTDSRHRPDQRLMEDGHWDEANVEKQRLEEKQRTTRRERERERESVKASGSPEEAVTEDAINDSPLKTIAGKAGDASDETDTEDSSSHTPFASPHGSLLLPYLSTHQDNYQALWFEKFTDPVSGETLHVYKGGYWEAKEQGSWDMCPDIF
- the LOC137599673 gene encoding oxysterol-binding protein 1-like isoform X8 — translated: MSESKPPTPTPGDTYKGWLFKWTNYIKGYQRRWFVLSNGLLSYYRTQAEMGHTCRGTINLATANIAVEDSCNFIISNGGAQTYHLKANSEVERQRWITALELAKAKAVHMQAESDDSGDDSSALPPASGQSGGCCNSEVQSTLRTLNSKVEDLTTCNDLIVKHGSALQRSLSELEGIRAGVDMGEKIRQVTERATLFRITSNAMINACRDFLSLAQIHSKRWQKALQVERDQRIRLEETLEQLAKQHNHLERAFRGATVLPPSYSNPALSNKSIVSGKTDASDEDDDIEFYDAMEDPAEFITVPADPKYHRRSGSNLSGISSETGMEDQSVNFDELSLASNPESPQTLEIEPIRQRRTRIPDKPNYCLNLWSIMKNCIGKELSKIPMPVNVNEPLSMLQRLSEDLEYYELLDKAAKCQSSLEQMCYVAAFTVSSYSTTVHRTGKPFNPLLGETFELDRLKECGYRSLCEQVSHHPPSAAHHAWSEKGWSLRQEITLSSKFRGKYLSIIPLGSIQCIFDKSNNHYSWKKVTTTIHNIIVGKLWIDQSGEIDLVNHKTGDRCHLKFAPYSYFSRDVPRKVTGVVTDKDGKAHYVLSGTWSEKMEFSRVMQSSKGENSTEGKQRTVYQTLKAKEIWMKNPLPEGAENMYFFSSLALTLNEPEEGVAPTDSRHRPDQRLMEDGHWDEANVEKQRLEEKQRTTRRERERERESVKASGSPEEAIAGKAGDASDETDTEDSSSHTPFACKYPFPVIFCSLYRNPQILPAFYLLKLRYSSLIPLFSAPHGSLLLPYLSTHQDNYQALWFEKFTDPVSGETLHVYKGGYWEAKEQGSWDMCPDIF
- the LOC137599673 gene encoding oxysterol-binding protein 1-like isoform X5 translates to MSESKPPTPTPGDTYKGWLFKWTNYIKGYQRRWFVLSNGLLSYYRTQAEMGHTCRGTINLATANIAVEDSCNFIISNGGAQTYHLKANSEVERQRWITALELAKAKAVHMQAESDDSGDDSSALPPASGQSGGCCNSEVQSTLRTLNSKVEDLTTCNDLIVKHGSALQRSLSELEGIRAGVDMGEKIRQVTERATLFRITSNAMINACRDFLSLAQIHSKRWQKALQVERDQRIRLEETLEQLAKQHNHLERAFRGATVLPPSYSNPALSNKSIVSGKTDASDEDDDIEFYDAMEDPAEFITVPADPKYHRRSGSNLSGISSETGMEDQSVNFDELSLASNPESPQTLEIEPIRQRRTRIPDKPNYCLNLWSIMKNCIGKELSKIPMPVNVNEPLSMLQRLSEDLEYYELLDKAAKCQSSLEQMCYVAAFTVSSYSTTVHRTGKPFNPLLGETFELDRLKECGYRSLCEQVSHHPPSAAHHAWSEKGWSLRQEITLSSKFRGKYLSIIPLGSIQCIFDKSNNHYSWKKVTTTIHNIIVGKLWIDQSGEIDLVNHKTGDRCHLKFAPYSYFSRDVPRKVTGVVTDKDGKAHYVLSGTWSEKMEFSRVMQSSKGENSTEGKQRTVYQTLKAKEIWMKNPLPEGAENMYFFSSLALTLNEPEEGVAPTDSRHRPDQRLMEDGHWDEANVEKQRLEEKQRTTRRERERERESVKASGSPEEAVTEDAINDSPLKTIAGKAGDASDETDTEDSSSHTPFACKYPFPVIFCSLYRNPQILPAFYLLKLRYSSLIPLFSAPHGSLLLPYLSTHQDNYQALWFEKFTDPVSGETLHVYKGGYWEAKEQGSWDMCPDIF
- the LOC137599673 gene encoding oxysterol-binding protein 1-like isoform X1, whose amino-acid sequence is MSESKPPTPTPGDTYKGWLFKWTNYIKGYQRRWFVLSNGLLSYYRTQAEMGHTCRGTINLATANIAVEDSCNFIISNGGAQTYHLKANSEVERQRWITALELAKAKAVHMQAESDDSGDDSSALPPASGQSGGCCNSEVQSTLRTLNSKVEDLTTCNDLIVKHGSALQRSLSELEGIRAGVDMGEKIRQVTERATLFRITSNAMINACRDFLSLAQIHSKRWQKALQVERDQRIRLEETLEQLAKQHNHLERAFRGATVLPPSYSNPALSNKSIVSGKTDASDEDDDIEFYDAMEDPAEFITVPADPKYHRRSGSNLSGISSETGMEDQSVNFDELSLASNPESPQTLEIEPIRQRRTRIPDKPNYCLNLWSIMKNCIGKELSKIPMPVNVNEPLSMLQRLSEDLEYYELLDKAAKCQSSLEQMCYVAAFTVSSYSTTVHRTGKPFNPLLGETFELDRLKECGYRSLCEQVSHHPPSAAHHAWSEKGWSLRQEITLSSKFRGKYLSIIPLGSIQCIFDKSNNHYSWKKVTTTIHNIIVGKLWIDQSGEIDLVNHKTGDRCHLKFAPYSYFSRDVPRKVTGVVTDKDGKAHYVLSGTWSEKMEFSRVMQSSKGENSTEGKQRTVYQTLKAKEIWMKNPLPEGAENMYFFSSLALTLNEPEEGVAPTDSRHRPDQRLMEDGHWDEANVEKQRLEEKQRTTRRERERERESVKASGSPEEAVTEDAINDSPLKSKYSSFSLSYPNFKYMQLYTHTQNVCVCLCLCSNGVMSFSLILQPFLLLFTMCSCFSVLVAIAGKAGDASDETDTEDSSSHTPFACKYPFPVIFCSLYRNPQILPAFYLLKLRYSSLIPLFSAPHGSLLLPYLSTHQDNYQALWFEKFTDPVSGETLHVYKGGYWEAKEQGSWDMCPDIF
- the LOC137599673 gene encoding oxysterol-binding protein 1-like isoform X4; its protein translation is MSESKPPTPTPGDTYKGWLFKWTNYIKGYQRRWFVLSNGLLSYYRTQAEMGHTCRGTINLATANIAVEDSCNFIISNGGAQTYHLKANSEVERQRWITALELAKAKAVHMQAESDDSGDDSSALPPASGQSGGCCNSEVQSTLRTLNSKVEDLTTCNDLIVKHGSALQRSLSELEGIRAGVDMGEKIRQVTERATLFRITSNAMINACRDFLSLAQIHSKRWQKALQVERDQRIRLEETLEQLAKQHNHLERAFRGATVLPPSYSNPALSNKSIVSGKTDASDEDDDIEFYDAMEDPAEFITVPADPKYHRRSGSNLSGISSETGMEDQSVNFDELSLASNPESPQTLEIEPIRQRRTRIPDKPNYCLNLWSIMKNCIGKELSKIPMPVNVNEPLSMLQRLSEDLEYYELLDKAAKCQSSLEQMCYVAAFTVSSYSTTVHRTGKPFNPLLGETFELDRLKECGYRSLCEQVSHHPPSAAHHAWSEKGWSLRQEITLSSKFRGKYLSIIPLGSIQCIFDKSNNHYSWKKVTTTIHNIIVGKLWIDQSGEIDLVNHKTGDRCHLKFAPYSYFSRDVPRKVTGVVTDKDGKAHYVLSGTWSEKMEFSRVMQSSKGENSTEGKQRTVYQTLKAKEIWMKNPLPEGAENMYFFSSLALTLNEPEEGVAPTDSRHRPDQRLMEDGHWDEANVEKQRLEEKQRTTRRERERERESVKASGSPEEAVTEDAINDSPLKSKYSSFSLSYPNFKYMQLYTHTQNVCVCLCLCSNGVMSFSLILQPFLLLFTMCSCFSVLVAIAGKAGDASDETDTEDSSSHTPFASPHGSLLLPYLSTHQDNYQALWFEKFTDPVSGETLHVYKGGYWEAKEQGSWDMCPDIF
- the LOC137599673 gene encoding oxysterol-binding protein 1-like isoform X6, with amino-acid sequence MSESKPPTPTPGDTYKGWLFKWTNYIKGYQRRWFVLSNGLLSYYRTQAEMGHTCRGTINLATANIAVEDSCNFIISNGGAQTYHLKANSEVERQRWITALELAKAKAVHMQAESDDSGDDSSALPPASGQSGGCCNSEVQSTLRTLNSKVEDLTTCNDLIVKHGSALQRSLSELEGIRAGVDMGEKIRQVTERATLFRITSNAMINACRDFLSLAQIHSKRWQKALQVERDQRIRLEETLEQLAKQHNHLERAFRGATVLPPSYSNPALSNKSIVSGKTDASDEDDDIEFYDAMEDPAEFITVPADPKYHRRSGSNLSGISSETGMEDQSVNFDELSLASNPESPQTLEIEPIRQRRTRIPDKPNYCLNLWSIMKNCIGKELSKIPMPVNVNEPLSMLQRLSEDLEYYELLDKAAKCQSSLEQMCYVAAFTVSSYSTTVHRTGKPFNPLLGETFELDRLKECGYRSLCEQVSHHPPSAAHHAWSEKGWSLRQEITLSSKFRGKYLSIIPLGSIQCIFDKSNNHYSWKKVTTTIHNIIVGKLWIDQSGEIDLVNHKTGDRCHLKFAPYSYFSRDVPRKVTGVVTDKDGKAHYVLSGTWSEKMEFSRVMQSSKGENSTEGKQRTVYQTLKAKEIWMKNPLPEGAENMYFFSSLALTLNEPEEGVAPTDSRHRPDQRLMEDGHWDEANVEKQRLEEKQRTTRRERERERESVKASGSPEEAVTEDAINDSPLKSKYSSFSLSYPNFKYMQLYTHTQNVCVCLCLCSNGVMSFSLILQPFLLLFTMCSCFSVLVAIAGKAGDASDESTHQDNYQALWFEKFTDPVSGETLHVYKGGYWEAKEQGSWDMCPDIF
- the LOC137599673 gene encoding oxysterol-binding protein 1-like isoform X11 encodes the protein MSESKPPTPTPGDTYKGWLFKWTNYIKGYQRRWFVLSNGLLSYYRTQAEMGHTCRGTINLATANIAVEDSCNFIISNGGAQTYHLKANSEVERQRWITALELAKAKAVHMQAESDDSGDDSSALPPASGQSGGCCNSEVQSTLRTLNSKVEDLTTCNDLIVKHGSALQRSLSELEGIRAGVDMGEKIRQVTERATLFRITSNAMINACRDFLSLAQIHSKRWQKALQVERDQRIRLEETLEQLAKQHNHLERAFRGATVLPPSYSNPALSNKSIVSGKTDASDEDDDIEFYDAMEDPAEFITVPADPKYHRRSGSNLSGISSETGMEDQSVNFDELSLASNPESPQTLEIEPIRQRRTRIPDKPNYCLNLWSIMKNCIGKELSKIPMPVNVNEPLSMLQRLSEDLEYYELLDKAAKCQSSLEQMCYVAAFTVSSYSTTVHRTGKPFNPLLGETFELDRLKECGYRSLCEQVSHHPPSAAHHAWSEKGWSLRQEITLSSKFRGKYLSIIPLGSIQCIFDKSNNHYSWKKVTTTIHNIIVGKLWIDQSGEIDLVNHKTGDRCHLKFAPYSYFSRDVPRKVTGVVTDKDGKAHYVLSGTWSEKMEFSRVMQSSKGENSTEGKQRTVYQTLKAKEIWMKNPLPEGAENMYFFSSLALTLNEPEEGVAPTDSRHRPDQRLMEDGHWDEANVEKQRLEEKQRTTRRERERERESVKASGSPEEAVTEDAINDSPLKTIAGKAGDASDESTHQDNYQALWFEKFTDPVSGETLHVYKGGYWEAKEQGSWDMCPDIF